The region GTTGCGAGGGCGCTTCCCCATGGACCGTATTCGTACCCGCTCAAGTGCGCCTGTTTCGGGAGGTTGTCACCACCACTCGGCCCCTCAAGCGCACCGGCATAATTGAACCCGGCGATGTGGTCATGCGTGAGCGCGACATCAGCCTGATCAACCAGGGCTATTTCACCTCGCTCGACCAGGCCATCGGGCAAAAACTTACCCGACCAACGGTCACCGATCAGGTCCTGACACTGGTCCACCTCGAACAGGCTGAAGTCATCAGCAAGGGCGACCAAGTGGTGATTATCGCCCGCAGTGGTACGCTCAGCGTGCGCATGCCGGGAGAGGCCCTGTCCAACGGCGGCCTGCGAGAACAGATTCGAGTGAAGAACCTCAACTCGCAACGGGTCATCAAGGCGCAGGTCATCGCGCCGGGCCAAGTGGAAGTGTCCATGTAGGGCTCTCTGTTTTGTGAAGCTATGGCGCGTTTCGGGGCTGTTGCTTAAACTGTGCCCCACGCCGGACAAGCGCTGGCGCATGCATGCTCATTGATAAATGAGCCTAAAGTTTTCGAAGCGATAGCCGAAAACATGGCAAGCGTCCAAATACCCAGAGGTTTTTTTATCATGGTCATCGATTTCAGCCGTTTGAACAGCTCCTCGTCACTTACGGGCAGTACACGTACCAGCGCCAACAAGGAAACCGCCGACGCCGGCAAATCCGCGCCGCTGAATACCCCGGCCGAACAGGCCAGTACCGTAAAAAGCGGGGAATCGGTACACCTCAGCAATGAGGCTCAACAGTTGCAGAAGGTCACTGACAAGCTGCGCGATCAACCTGCCGTAGACAACGCCCGTGTGGCCGAGTTGAAAGCCGCGATTGCCGATGGCAGCTATAAAGTCGACAGCAACCGTGTAGCCAGCAAACTGCTCAACTTCGAAGCCCAGCGCTAGGCCATCGCCTGCGCCAGGCTTTTGGACGCTTAAAACCCAAGGCCAGCCATGCACGACACTAATCTACTGCAACTGATCACCGACGATTTTGCTCCAGCGCAACATTTGCTGGAGTTACTGCAAACCGAATCACTGGCTTTGCACGGTCGCGACATGCCACTGCTCGAAGAAATTCTGGCGCAGAAACAGGCACTGATCATTCTGCTCGAACAGCATGGCCGCAAGCGCAGCGAAATCCTCGCCAGCCTGAAATTACCAATCGATCGCAATGGCCTTGAGCAACTCGCCAGCCATTCGAGCATTGGCGATCAACTACTTGAGCAAAGCGATGTGCTCACCGATCTTCTGGCTCAATGCCAGGCGGCCAATGTCAAAAATGGCCAGTCGATCCAGATACAACAGGCCGCCACGGCCAATCAGCTAAAAATCCTCACCGGCGGGGAACCGCCTGCACTCTATGACGCCCGCGGCTCCACCTCCAAGATGGCTAAGCCACGCCCGCTCAGCCAGGCTTGAGCGCGCAGATGAGCACGCACTATCAAGATGCGAG is a window of Pseudomonas sp. DC1.2 DNA encoding:
- the flgA gene encoding flagellar basal body P-ring formation chaperone FlgA, producing the protein MNAQTTFFRRLTSNYRKLLCAMSAVCLLHPGSPAVADTVTLPDMLIGVTQGFLEFTVEDYLATSQTVGRYEIKVNQLDPRLRMPMCDKELTASLESPGTPIGRVTVKVRCEGASPWTVFVPAQVRLFREVVTTTRPLKRTGIIEPGDVVMRERDISLINQGYFTSLDQAIGQKLTRPTVTDQVLTLVHLEQAEVISKGDQVVIIARSGTLSVRMPGEALSNGGLREQIRVKNLNSQRVIKAQVIAPGQVEVSM
- the flgM gene encoding flagellar biosynthesis anti-sigma factor FlgM, which encodes MVIDFSRLNSSSSLTGSTRTSANKETADAGKSAPLNTPAEQASTVKSGESVHLSNEAQQLQKVTDKLRDQPAVDNARVAELKAAIADGSYKVDSNRVASKLLNFEAQR
- a CDS encoding flagellar protein FlgN produces the protein MHDTNLLQLITDDFAPAQHLLELLQTESLALHGRDMPLLEEILAQKQALIILLEQHGRKRSEILASLKLPIDRNGLEQLASHSSIGDQLLEQSDVLTDLLAQCQAANVKNGQSIQIQQAATANQLKILTGGEPPALYDARGSTSKMAKPRPLSQA